A genomic region of Streptomyces sp. NBC_00247 contains the following coding sequences:
- a CDS encoding ABC transporter ATP-binding protein: MTAPALGLRADRVSRTAGGRLILDGVTLAPAPGATVGLIGPNGSGKSTLLRVLAGVLPPEDGLVTLDGEPLAATSRRAVARRVAVVDQHAATQVELSVLDVVRLGRIPHRRAWSGPGPADDEAVREAMERTGLTDRAGQSWHTLSGGERQRVQIARALAQRPRELLLDEPTNHLDVQHQLELLALVSALPLTCVVALHDLNLAAMFCDLVTVMDGGRVVAAGPPHEVITERLIADVYRVRSVVTPDGPQGRPSVRFLPPALPPAAV, encoded by the coding sequence ATGACCGCCCCCGCCCTGGGCCTGCGGGCCGACCGGGTGAGCCGGACGGCAGGAGGCCGCCTCATCCTCGACGGAGTGACCCTCGCCCCGGCGCCCGGCGCCACCGTCGGCCTGATCGGCCCCAACGGATCCGGAAAGTCCACCCTGTTGCGGGTGCTCGCGGGCGTCCTCCCGCCGGAAGACGGCCTCGTCACCCTCGACGGCGAGCCGCTGGCGGCGACGAGCCGGCGCGCGGTGGCACGGCGGGTCGCCGTGGTCGACCAGCACGCGGCCACCCAGGTCGAACTGAGTGTCCTGGACGTCGTACGCCTCGGGCGCATCCCGCACCGCAGGGCCTGGTCGGGGCCGGGGCCCGCGGACGACGAAGCCGTGCGCGAGGCCATGGAACGGACCGGGCTGACCGACCGGGCCGGGCAGTCCTGGCACACCCTGTCCGGCGGCGAACGCCAGCGGGTCCAGATCGCCCGCGCCCTGGCCCAGCGGCCTCGCGAACTCCTGCTGGACGAGCCCACCAACCACCTGGACGTCCAGCACCAGCTGGAGCTGCTGGCGTTGGTGTCCGCACTCCCGCTCACCTGCGTCGTCGCCCTGCACGACCTGAACCTGGCCGCGATGTTCTGCGACCTGGTCACCGTGATGGACGGCGGACGGGTGGTCGCCGCGGGCCCCCCGCACGAGGTGATCACCGAGCGACTGATCGCGGACGTCTACCGTGTGCGGTCGGTGGTCACCCCGGACGGCCCGCAGGGGCGGCCCAGCGTGCGGTTCCTGCCTCCAGCCCTGCCTCCCGCCGCAGTGTGA
- a CDS encoding PRC and DUF2382 domain-containing protein, whose translation MAAADGFTDSGELDGLTVYDNGGEKVGNVGRVYVDDDTGKPDWVTVKTGMFGMKESFVPLAGARRVGSDLHVAHPKESVKDAPRVDADAHLSVAEEEELYRHYGLTRKPRSTAGTDMGADGRTTAGTGAMGGAAGAAAGAGAAGAARPGGTGKATGGTAGMTGTGMPGAGKHRDADAAAGTRPLVGAGAERSAPDMSKAGLAGQEELIRSEEQLRVGTEEYESGRARLHKYVVTEEVTRTVPVSHEEVRVVREPLAPGEKVTGQTAIGEQDVEVTLHAERATVRKEAVAVERVRLERDRVTEQKEVSAEVRKEKIDYGDGMDTGTGTGKDTGGEFGQGRRR comes from the coding sequence ATGGCAGCCGCTGACGGTTTCACGGATTCCGGAGAGCTCGACGGTCTCACCGTCTACGACAACGGGGGCGAGAAGGTCGGCAATGTCGGCCGGGTGTACGTCGACGACGACACCGGCAAGCCCGACTGGGTCACGGTCAAGACCGGCATGTTCGGGATGAAGGAGAGCTTCGTTCCGCTCGCCGGAGCCCGTCGGGTCGGCTCGGACCTGCACGTGGCGCACCCGAAGGAGAGCGTGAAGGACGCTCCCCGGGTGGACGCGGACGCCCACCTCTCCGTCGCCGAGGAGGAAGAGCTCTACCGCCACTACGGACTCACGAGGAAGCCCAGGAGTACCGCGGGTACGGACATGGGCGCGGACGGCCGGACGACGGCCGGTACGGGCGCGATGGGGGGCGCGGCCGGAGCCGCCGCGGGTGCGGGAGCGGCGGGCGCGGCCCGCCCGGGCGGCACCGGCAAGGCGACCGGCGGTACCGCGGGCATGACGGGCACGGGCATGCCGGGCGCCGGCAAGCACCGGGACGCCGATGCCGCGGCCGGAACCCGGCCGCTGGTGGGCGCCGGAGCGGAGCGCTCCGCTCCCGACATGTCGAAGGCCGGTCTCGCCGGCCAGGAGGAACTCATCCGCTCCGAGGAGCAGCTGCGCGTCGGGACGGAGGAGTACGAGAGCGGGAGGGCCCGCCTGCACAAGTACGTCGTGACGGAGGAGGTCACCCGCACGGTGCCCGTCTCGCACGAGGAGGTACGCGTGGTCCGGGAGCCGCTGGCGCCGGGCGAGAAGGTGACCGGTCAGACCGCCATCGGCGAGCAGGACGTGGAGGTGACCCTGCACGCCGAGCGCGCGACCGTGCGCAAGGAGGCCGTGGCCGTGGAACGCGTACGGCTGGAACGGGACCGGGTGACCGAACAGAAGGAGGTCTCCGCCGAGGTCCGCAAGGAGAAGATCGACTACGGGGACGGGATGGACACCGGCACCGGCACCGGCAAGGACACGGGCGGCGAGTTCGGACAGGGAAGGCGCCGCTGA
- a CDS encoding adenosylcobinamide amidohydrolase: MTSLPLQLPAPRRRLRIRHEDGHRLGHLVWRLAPGSRVCSSAVLGGGIGDRAWILNAQVPGGYPRLDPDRHLAQIAAAEGLDGPGAGLMTAADVSAYTEARDEGVTATVTSGLGVRGWAAAPAPGTAGPLPAGTVNIVVTLPVALSDAALVNAVATATEAKVQALLDAGLDCSGTPTDAVCVAVPAPGPEGAQPFAGPRSRWGARLARAVHAAVLEGALAHPREGRERSRPGGGPGGARG, encoded by the coding sequence ATCACCTCCCTCCCCCTCCAGCTCCCGGCGCCGCGCAGGCGTCTGCGCATCCGGCACGAGGACGGCCACCGGCTGGGCCATCTGGTCTGGCGGCTGGCCCCCGGCAGCCGCGTCTGCAGCAGCGCGGTCCTGGGCGGCGGCATCGGCGACCGCGCCTGGATCCTCAACGCCCAGGTGCCCGGCGGTTACCCGAGGCTCGACCCCGACCGGCACCTCGCCCAGATCGCGGCGGCGGAGGGTCTCGACGGACCGGGCGCCGGACTCATGACCGCCGCCGACGTGAGCGCGTACACCGAGGCGCGGGACGAGGGGGTGACGGCCACCGTCACCAGCGGCCTCGGCGTACGCGGCTGGGCAGCCGCACCGGCACCGGGCACGGCCGGCCCGCTGCCGGCCGGGACGGTCAACATCGTCGTCACGCTCCCGGTCGCCCTCAGCGACGCCGCCCTGGTCAACGCAGTCGCCACCGCCACCGAGGCAAAGGTGCAGGCGCTCCTGGACGCCGGACTCGACTGCTCCGGCACCCCCACGGACGCCGTCTGCGTCGCCGTGCCCGCCCCGGGGCCCGAGGGCGCGCAACCGTTCGCCGGACCCCGCTCCCGCTGGGGCGCACGCCTGGCGAGGGCGGTGCACGCGGCCGTACTCGAAGGTGCGCTGGCCCACCCGCGCGAGGGGCGTGAGCGGAGCCGTCCGGGCGGTGGTCCCGGGGGCGCCCGCGGATGA
- a CDS encoding sulfite oxidase, translating into MRQWAGGRARSAGIDRRDLLRLVAAASVAVPLASAAAPAYAAESLPGVVKPLPADLFTIRGTNAETNFAALRGTGVLTPTDRFFVRNHTATPRIEAADWKLTVWGDGLTGAPVDFSYDALRALPSVTRTAFVECAGNGRSFYTSQQNQQVSGTAWTLGAIGTARWRGVPLRTVLRRAGIGRHAVDVLPRGVDAEVVTDGTNLGRVRRPLPVSKALDDVLLAYEMNGEPLPPDHGFPVRLVVPSWVGIANIKWVGDIEVSAEPLVSPWNTTLYRLFGPGYPAEGSAPLTRQTLKSAFELPLGASFTAHRPVHLTGRSWSGGAPVRSVEVSTDGGVRWRRARLRDEPRAGSWVRWSAPWVPDRTGPGVLLARATDRSGRTQPETAAHNTQGYLFDAVVRHPVTVV; encoded by the coding sequence ATGCGCCAGTGGGCCGGTGGCCGGGCACGGTCGGCCGGGATCGACCGGCGGGATCTGCTGAGGCTGGTGGCCGCCGCCTCCGTGGCCGTTCCGCTGGCCTCGGCCGCCGCACCCGCGTACGCGGCGGAGTCGCTGCCCGGTGTGGTGAAGCCGCTGCCCGCGGACCTGTTCACGATCCGGGGCACCAACGCGGAGACCAACTTCGCCGCGCTGCGCGGGACGGGAGTACTCACTCCCACGGACCGCTTCTTCGTGCGCAACCACACCGCGACCCCTCGTATCGAGGCCGCCGACTGGAAGCTCACCGTGTGGGGCGACGGGCTGACGGGCGCCCCGGTGGACTTCTCGTACGACGCCTTGCGCGCCCTGCCCTCCGTCACCCGGACCGCGTTCGTCGAGTGCGCGGGCAACGGCCGCAGCTTCTACACCTCCCAGCAGAACCAGCAGGTCAGCGGCACGGCGTGGACGCTCGGCGCGATCGGTACCGCGCGCTGGCGCGGAGTGCCGCTGCGTACCGTCCTGCGCCGGGCGGGCATCGGCCGGCACGCCGTCGACGTGCTGCCGCGCGGCGTGGACGCGGAGGTCGTGACCGACGGGACGAACCTGGGGCGGGTGCGGCGGCCGCTGCCGGTGTCCAAGGCCCTGGACGACGTGCTGCTCGCCTACGAGATGAACGGTGAGCCGCTCCCGCCGGACCACGGCTTCCCGGTCCGGCTCGTCGTGCCCTCGTGGGTGGGCATCGCCAACATCAAGTGGGTGGGCGACATCGAGGTGAGCGCCGAGCCGCTGGTGTCCCCGTGGAACACCACGCTCTACCGGCTGTTCGGACCCGGCTATCCCGCTGAGGGCAGCGCCCCGCTGACCCGGCAGACGCTCAAGAGCGCCTTCGAGCTCCCGCTCGGCGCGTCCTTCACCGCGCACCGGCCGGTCCACCTGACGGGGAGGTCCTGGTCGGGCGGGGCCCCGGTCCGGTCCGTGGAGGTCAGCACGGACGGCGGCGTCCGCTGGCGCCGGGCCCGGCTGCGCGACGAACCGCGCGCGGGAAGCTGGGTGCGCTGGTCGGCTCCGTGGGTGCCGGACCGTACCGGGCCGGGCGTCCTGCTGGCGCGGGCCACCGACCGGTCCGGGCGGACCCAGCCGGAGACCGCCGCGCACAACACGCAGGGGTACCTCTTCGACGCGGTGGTCCGCCACCCGGTGACGGTGGTCTGA
- a CDS encoding oxidoreductase — MTSPTITAAASGTWTLGDRTVNRIGFGSMRLPQTGAAFDPDAAPRDRDQAIGVLRRAVELGVNHIDTAAFYFSRLRSANELINRALAPYTDDLVISTKVGPGRAPSGEWIPHATPERLREQVEENLRQLGRDHLDVVNLRVLGADSIAERFGALAELRERGLIRHLGISNVRPEHLAEARKIAPVVCVQNLYGIQVRPDQDEFVDSCGEQGIAFVPFYSIAGAGRDKGAGAAPERDEVAEVARAHGASAAQVRLAWTLHRGPHVLAIPGTGDPAHLEENVAAGALRLTKEDLALLDAAHHAATPPAGT; from the coding sequence ATGACCTCACCCACCATCACAGCGGCTGCCTCGGGCACCTGGACCCTCGGCGACCGGACGGTCAACCGGATCGGCTTCGGCTCCATGCGGCTGCCGCAGACCGGCGCCGCGTTCGACCCCGACGCCGCCCCGCGCGACCGCGACCAGGCGATCGGCGTGCTGCGCCGGGCAGTCGAGCTCGGCGTCAACCACATCGACACCGCGGCCTTCTACTTCTCGCGCCTGCGCTCCGCCAACGAACTGATCAACCGGGCGCTCGCGCCCTATACGGACGACCTCGTCATCTCCACCAAGGTGGGCCCCGGCCGTGCCCCTTCGGGCGAGTGGATCCCGCACGCGACCCCGGAACGGCTGCGCGAGCAGGTCGAGGAGAACCTGCGCCAGCTCGGCCGCGACCATCTCGACGTCGTCAACCTCCGGGTACTGGGTGCGGATTCGATCGCCGAACGCTTCGGCGCGCTCGCCGAACTGCGCGAGCGTGGACTCATCCGCCACCTGGGCATCTCCAACGTGCGCCCCGAGCACCTCGCCGAGGCGCGGAAGATCGCCCCCGTGGTGTGCGTACAGAATCTCTACGGAATCCAAGTACGCCCCGACCAGGACGAGTTCGTCGACAGCTGCGGGGAGCAGGGCATCGCCTTCGTGCCGTTCTACTCGATCGCCGGCGCCGGTCGCGACAAGGGAGCCGGTGCGGCACCGGAGCGGGACGAGGTGGCGGAAGTCGCGCGGGCGCACGGCGCGAGTGCCGCCCAGGTCCGGCTGGCATGGACGCTGCACCGCGGCCCGCACGTGCTGGCCATCCCCGGCACCGGCGATCCGGCGCACCTGGAGGAGAACGTGGCCGCCGGGGCCCTGCGTCTGACGAAGGAGGATCTGGCCCTGCTGGACGCCGCCCACCACGCGGCCACCCCGCCCGCCGGGACCTGA
- a CDS encoding RNA polymerase sigma factor SigF: MTAHTARITSAGRAEVTDGLPWIEDAGKVAPQDARQLSRVFFDRLQELEEGTHAYQYARNTLIEMNLSLVRFAAGRFRNRGSGDMEDIVQVGTIGLIKAIDRFDLSREVEFTSFAVPYIVGEIKRFFRDTSWAVHVPRRLQELRVDLAKAKDLLALELDRDPTVQELAAHLELTPEEVTEGIVASNGYTAGSLDMPTDSGESGHPHTNGRTFADVLGEPDSAMEGVENLQALAPLMDRLDARERRIIDMRFGQELTQAQIGAELGISQMHVSRLLSRMLRKLRDGMLTEE, translated from the coding sequence ATGACCGCACACACGGCACGGATCACCAGCGCGGGCAGGGCGGAGGTGACGGACGGGCTGCCGTGGATCGAGGACGCAGGGAAGGTCGCCCCTCAGGACGCGCGCCAGCTCTCGCGCGTGTTCTTCGACCGCCTCCAGGAGCTCGAAGAGGGTACCCACGCGTACCAGTACGCGCGGAACACGCTGATCGAGATGAACCTCTCTCTCGTCCGCTTCGCCGCCGGCCGGTTCCGCAACCGGGGCAGCGGGGACATGGAGGACATCGTCCAGGTCGGCACCATCGGCCTGATCAAGGCAATCGACCGCTTCGACCTCTCGCGCGAAGTGGAGTTCACCTCCTTCGCCGTGCCGTACATCGTCGGCGAGATCAAACGCTTCTTCCGTGACACCAGCTGGGCCGTCCACGTGCCCCGGCGACTCCAGGAGCTGCGGGTCGACCTCGCCAAGGCGAAGGACCTCCTCGCCCTGGAGCTGGACCGCGACCCGACGGTCCAGGAACTCGCCGCCCATCTGGAGCTGACCCCCGAGGAGGTCACGGAGGGCATCGTCGCCTCGAACGGCTACACCGCGGGTTCGCTCGACATGCCCACCGACAGCGGTGAGTCGGGCCACCCGCACACGAACGGCCGGACCTTCGCCGACGTGCTCGGCGAGCCGGACTCCGCCATGGAGGGCGTGGAGAACCTCCAGGCGCTCGCCCCGCTCATGGACCGGCTGGACGCGCGGGAGCGCCGGATCATCGACATGCGCTTCGGCCAGGAGCTGACGCAAGCCCAGATCGGTGCCGAACTGGGCATCTCCCAGATGCACGTGTCCCGGCTGCTCAGCCGGATGCTGCGCAAGCTGCGCGACGGAATGCTGACCGAGGAGTGA